In one window of Zhongshania aliphaticivorans DNA:
- a CDS encoding LysR family transcriptional regulator produces MTVSYLNRLTLRQIDVFLAVCLHRSYSKAAEQLALTQPAVSSQIRSLEEVVGQALFDYLGKQLFLTSAGEVMLRAARELKQRLVHLEIELTDLHGRLQGSINIAIESSAEYLLPDYINTFCQKHPDVDITLHVVNHLRLLDRLRDNLDDLAIMTQVPEGRSLTFTPFAEHQLSLVANPDHPLSHKDEISLIELLEHPIVLRETGSGTRQIFEHFCQQQSCVIKHIRQMGSNTAIQHALNSGPNCAVLPTAMVKTAVAAGTLCLLPVHGFPISRSWCTVYPRGKHLNPLTKAFLNLLHGEATSTPSKQAAT; encoded by the coding sequence ATGACCGTCAGCTACTTAAATCGCCTTACTCTACGTCAAATTGACGTATTTTTAGCCGTATGCCTTCACCGCAGCTACTCCAAGGCGGCGGAGCAACTAGCCCTCACGCAACCGGCAGTTAGCTCACAAATACGTAGCCTAGAAGAGGTAGTCGGACAAGCCTTATTTGACTACCTTGGCAAGCAATTATTTCTCACCAGCGCTGGTGAAGTCATGCTCCGCGCTGCCCGAGAGTTAAAACAACGCCTAGTACACTTAGAGATTGAACTTACCGACTTACATGGCAGACTGCAAGGCAGCATCAATATAGCCATCGAATCCAGCGCCGAATATTTATTACCCGACTACATCAACACCTTTTGCCAAAAACACCCAGACGTAGACATCACTCTGCATGTTGTTAACCATCTACGACTGCTAGACCGACTAAGAGACAACTTGGACGACTTGGCCATTATGACCCAAGTACCAGAGGGTCGCTCACTAACGTTCACCCCCTTTGCCGAACACCAATTATCACTGGTCGCCAACCCTGACCACCCTTTAAGCCACAAAGACGAAATAAGCCTAATTGAGCTACTCGAACACCCAATCGTACTGCGCGAAACCGGCTCAGGCACTCGTCAAATATTTGAGCACTTTTGCCAACAGCAGAGCTGCGTGATTAAACACATCCGCCAAATGGGCAGCAACACAGCCATCCAACACGCATTAAATAGCGGCCCTAATTGCGCAGTGCTACCAACGGCTATGGTCAAGACTGCCGTTGCCGCTGGCACATTATGCTTACTGCCCGTGCACGGATTCCCCATTAGCCGATCTTGGTGTACGGTCTACCCACGCGGGAAACATTTAAACCCGCTAACAAAAGCCTTCTTAAACCTGCTTCATGGCGAAGCAACAAGCACGCCAAGTAAGCAAGCCGCAACATAG
- a CDS encoding class I SAM-dependent methyltransferase — MQQALSSVDLEQSLGGLLQEILPAAKVVKTALPLVPEMSLYLLSEDFPQHDLSPEQTQRIMNYPAYWCFCWASGQVMARYIFDHPELLRGKRVLDFGCGSGVAAIAAKMAGALEVIACDLDVDAIKSSRANAVLNKVELTYCDDFFANDDCYDVILVADVLYDRANLPLLDAFLARAPKVLVADSRVKDFCVEGYQWLDFQQATTVPDLAESEEFSRVNLYLGAS, encoded by the coding sequence TTGCAGCAAGCGCTTTCGTCAGTTGATTTGGAACAATCTTTAGGAGGTTTGTTGCAGGAAATTTTACCTGCAGCAAAAGTGGTAAAAACCGCTTTACCCTTAGTACCGGAAATGAGCCTGTATTTGCTGAGTGAGGATTTCCCCCAGCATGATTTAAGTCCTGAGCAAACGCAGCGGATTATGAATTACCCTGCTTATTGGTGTTTTTGTTGGGCCAGTGGTCAGGTAATGGCGCGTTATATTTTTGATCACCCTGAATTGTTGCGGGGTAAAAGGGTGCTCGATTTTGGTTGCGGTTCCGGTGTGGCTGCAATTGCTGCAAAAATGGCTGGTGCACTTGAGGTTATTGCCTGTGATCTTGATGTTGATGCGATCAAGTCTAGCCGGGCCAATGCGGTGCTGAATAAGGTTGAGCTGACTTACTGTGATGACTTTTTTGCCAATGATGATTGCTATGACGTGATACTGGTGGCAGATGTTTTGTACGATCGCGCTAATTTGCCCTTGTTAGATGCCTTTTTAGCGCGTGCACCAAAGGTGTTGGTGGCAGATTCGCGAGTCAAAGATTTTTGTGTTGAAGGCTATCAGTGGCTCGATTTTCAGCAGGCTACCACAGTGCCAGATTTGGCTGAGTCAGAGGAGTTCTCGCGGGTTAATTTATATCTTGGAGCGAGCTAA
- a CDS encoding cereblon family protein has translation MSNLPIKQLVHDALFQSQDQEPADFIACRNCNQPITANHYRTRVHDQHHHRFVNPNGVIYDVCCFTAAPGSIINGAATALHCWFQDYRWQFAHCEHCAEQLGWYYENDTNESFFALIPSVLSSTN, from the coding sequence ATGAGTAATCTGCCTATTAAGCAATTGGTACACGACGCCTTGTTTCAATCTCAAGATCAGGAGCCGGCTGACTTCATCGCCTGCCGCAACTGCAATCAACCCATTACCGCCAATCACTACCGCACCCGCGTTCACGACCAACATCATCACCGCTTCGTAAACCCCAATGGCGTAATTTACGATGTCTGCTGTTTTACTGCGGCACCCGGCAGCATAATCAATGGCGCAGCCACCGCTCTACATTGCTGGTTTCAAGATTATCGCTGGCAATTCGCCCACTGCGAGCACTGCGCAGAACAATTGGGCTGGTACTATGAAAACGACACCAATGAATCTTTCTTTGCACTAATCCCCAGCGTTTTAAGCAGTACAAATTAG
- a CDS encoding transglutaminase-like domain-containing protein, with protein MWLKTSCDLSFNIEVPTPFVLMLRPRSGAQQWIASEQYKLAPSVPAFEFTDGYGNLCQRLVAQPGYFSIHTRAEAKTADFLDQAPGAPFVEIQNLPDAVLNYLLPSRYCESDRFGQLALEITYGQFLGYDQVAAIENWLRTNISYTPGANDIQVTAIEINTRQWGVCRDMAHLGIALCRSLSIPARMVVGYLYGLQPMDLHAWFEAYIGDRWYTFDATQPCLRGGYVAIGYGRDAADVAVYNQFGPGVYPSSQVVSVEQISESTIGN; from the coding sequence ATGTGGTTAAAAACAAGTTGTGATTTATCTTTCAATATAGAAGTACCCACACCCTTTGTTTTAATGCTAAGACCCAGAAGTGGCGCCCAACAGTGGATTGCCAGCGAACAATACAAACTTGCCCCAAGTGTGCCCGCCTTCGAATTCACCGATGGCTATGGCAATCTCTGCCAACGTCTAGTTGCCCAACCGGGCTATTTTTCTATTCATACCCGAGCAGAAGCCAAAACCGCCGACTTCCTTGACCAAGCCCCCGGCGCGCCCTTTGTAGAAATTCAAAACCTGCCCGACGCCGTACTAAATTACCTACTGCCCAGCCGTTACTGCGAATCCGACCGCTTCGGCCAATTAGCATTAGAAATAACTTACGGCCAATTTTTGGGTTACGACCAGGTTGCCGCCATTGAAAACTGGTTGCGTACCAATATTAGCTACACCCCCGGCGCCAATGACATCCAAGTAACCGCCATAGAAATCAACACTAGGCAATGGGGAGTGTGTCGCGACATGGCCCACCTCGGCATTGCCCTGTGCCGAAGTCTAAGCATTCCCGCACGCATGGTGGTGGGATATTTATACGGCCTGCAACCCATGGATTTACACGCTTGGTTTGAAGCATATATTGGTGATCGCTGGTATACCTTCGACGCCACACAACCTTGCTTAAGAGGCGGCTACGTCGCCATTGGCTATGGCCGCGATGCGGCCGACGTAGCGGTATATAATCAGTTTGGTCCGGGAGTTTACCCCTCTAGCCAAGTGGTCAGCGTAGAGCAGATTAGCGAAAGCACCATCGGCAATTAA
- a CDS encoding transglutaminase family protein — protein sequence MQRYKILHRTYYNFSSEVQLGPHHLRLRPREDYELRIESSTLNITPSAKIRWHRDVEGNSVATATFDRPTQQLVFDSELIIQQYNESPLNFLVADYAINYPFTYKPEDQILLAPYMQLPDQETQEMISLWAQNLWQSNEKIQTYTLLQGIASHIFESHTYKLREEPGVQTAKDTLSCGTGSCRDFAQLFMDAAKCMGLAARFVSGYLHAPGTDAAGATHAWAEVYLPGAGWKGFDPTIGKLAGTDHIAVAVSRLPEAIPPIEGSFIGEPESTLDVGVWVSTLP from the coding sequence ATGCAGCGCTATAAAATTCTTCACCGAACCTACTATAACTTTTCTTCTGAGGTGCAATTAGGCCCGCACCACTTACGGCTGCGCCCGCGAGAAGATTACGAGCTCCGTATAGAATCATCCACGCTCAACATCACCCCCAGCGCCAAAATACGCTGGCACCGCGACGTAGAAGGAAACTCGGTTGCCACCGCGACTTTTGACCGCCCCACCCAGCAATTGGTATTTGATAGTGAATTAATTATTCAGCAATACAATGAATCGCCTTTAAATTTTTTAGTTGCTGACTACGCCATCAACTACCCTTTTACTTACAAGCCAGAAGATCAAATCCTGCTGGCTCCATACATGCAATTGCCCGATCAAGAAACCCAAGAAATGATAAGCCTATGGGCCCAAAATCTCTGGCAATCAAACGAAAAAATCCAGACCTACACCTTGCTACAAGGTATTGCCAGTCACATTTTTGAAAGCCACACCTACAAATTAAGAGAAGAACCCGGCGTACAAACCGCCAAAGACACCTTGAGCTGTGGCACTGGCTCTTGCCGAGATTTTGCCCAATTATTTATGGACGCTGCAAAATGCATGGGGCTCGCCGCCCGCTTTGTGAGCGGCTACCTACACGCACCTGGAACTGATGCCGCCGGCGCTACCCACGCTTGGGCAGAAGTCTACTTACCAGGCGCAGGCTGGAAAGGGTTCGACCCCACCATTGGCAAACTCGCCGGCACCGATCATATTGCCGTCGCTGTTTCGCGACTGCCTGAAGCAATACCCCCGATTGAAGGATCGTTTATCGGCGAACCGGAATCTACGTTAGATGTGGGAGTTTGGGTGAGTACGCTGCCTT
- a CDS encoding acetyl-CoA carboxylase biotin carboxylase subunit has protein sequence MLKKILIANRGEIAVRIVRACAEMGIRSAAVYTEPDRFSLHVKRADEAYNVGADPLEGYLNPRKLVALAVETGCDGLHPGYGFLSENAELAEICAQRGVTFIGPSAEVIRRMGDKTEARRAMTAAGVPVTPGTEDNLADVNEAVTVAAGIGYPVMLKATSGGGGRGIRRCDSEEDLLRQFDRVVSEATKAFGRADVFLEKCIVNPRHIEAQILADSHGNVIHLFERDCSIQRRNQKLIEIAPSPQLTPEQRAYIGEMSVRAAEAVGYENAGTVEFLLADNQIYFMEMNTRVQVEHTITEQITGVDVVREQIRIASGLPLGYRQQDISYRGYAMQFRVNAEDPKNDFLPSFGKISRYYAPGGPGVRVDTAIYTGYTIPPYFDSMCLKLIVWGLTWEDVLERGVRALNDMRLQGVKTTATYYQQILKHPEFRSGTFDTSFVESHPELTQYSDKSRPEDIALAVAAAIAAHAGL, from the coding sequence ATGCTGAAAAAAATCCTGATCGCCAACCGTGGTGAGATTGCTGTGCGAATTGTGCGGGCTTGTGCTGAAATGGGCATACGTTCGGCAGCGGTTTACACAGAGCCTGATCGTTTTTCATTACACGTTAAGCGTGCTGATGAAGCCTATAACGTGGGTGCTGATCCGCTAGAAGGATACTTAAACCCTCGCAAACTGGTAGCTTTGGCGGTAGAAACGGGCTGTGATGGCCTGCATCCAGGTTACGGTTTTTTGTCTGAAAATGCTGAGTTAGCAGAAATTTGTGCCCAGCGTGGTGTTACTTTCATTGGCCCTAGTGCTGAAGTGATACGGCGAATGGGTGATAAAACGGAAGCGCGGCGAGCTATGACCGCGGCGGGTGTTCCGGTAACGCCAGGTACCGAAGATAACCTAGCTGATGTTAATGAAGCGGTGACGGTAGCTGCAGGCATTGGCTACCCAGTGATGTTAAAGGCAACATCGGGTGGCGGTGGAAGAGGGATACGTCGCTGCGATAGTGAGGAAGATTTACTTCGTCAGTTTGATCGTGTGGTCTCAGAGGCAACTAAGGCGTTTGGACGTGCAGATGTGTTTCTTGAAAAATGCATCGTCAATCCGCGCCATATCGAAGCGCAAATTTTGGCAGATAGCCACGGCAATGTTATTCATTTATTTGAGCGTGATTGCTCTATTCAGCGCCGCAACCAGAAATTAATCGAGATTGCGCCTTCTCCGCAGCTTACGCCAGAGCAGCGAGCTTATATTGGTGAAATGTCCGTGCGGGCAGCTGAAGCGGTTGGTTATGAAAACGCGGGTACAGTGGAATTTTTGCTGGCCGATAACCAAATTTACTTTATGGAGATGAATACGCGGGTTCAGGTGGAGCACACCATTACCGAGCAGATAACCGGTGTGGATGTGGTTCGCGAGCAAATTCGTATTGCCTCAGGTTTGCCTTTGGGATACCGCCAGCAGGATATATCTTATCGTGGTTACGCAATGCAGTTCCGCGTTAATGCTGAAGATCCCAAGAATGATTTCTTGCCTAGTTTTGGCAAAATTAGTCGTTACTATGCCCCCGGTGGCCCCGGTGTGCGAGTAGATACGGCTATTTATACCGGTTATACAATTCCGCCGTATTTCGACTCCATGTGCCTTAAATTAATTGTATGGGGCTTAACGTGGGAAGACGTGTTGGAACGCGGTGTTCGCGCGCTAAATGACATGCGTTTACAGGGTGTCAAAACCACAGCCACGTACTACCAGCAAATTTTAAAACATCCCGAATTCCGATCCGGTACATTTGATACTAGTTTTGTAGAAAGTCACCCTGAGCTAACCCAATACTCGGATAAAAGCCGCCCTGAAGATATTGCGCTGGCAGTGGCTGCAGCCATTGCTGCCCACGCTGGTCTGTAA
- a CDS encoding pseudouridine synthase gives MSDSPSTNKSNTSGSDFIVPHCAEEIRYLHCDDALLVVSKPAGLLSVPGRHPSNKDCLISRINLEYPCASIVHRLDMATSGLMIIARNPESHRAISRLFQDRKIHKEYQAIVFGHVISKEGFIDLPLACDWPNRPRQELNFDYGKHAQTHYEYCGQHNDGNSKLRLIPITGRSHQLRVHTASIGHPILGCEFYAHPAAKAAADRLLLHASRLRFTHPITNNELDITLDASFWD, from the coding sequence ATGTCAGACAGCCCAAGCACGAACAAATCAAACACGTCTGGCTCGGACTTTATCGTGCCTCATTGTGCGGAAGAGATACGTTATTTGCACTGCGACGATGCGCTTTTAGTCGTCAGCAAACCCGCCGGACTTCTCTCTGTTCCCGGTCGCCACCCCAGCAATAAAGACTGCTTAATTAGCCGTATAAACTTGGAATACCCCTGCGCCAGCATTGTTCACCGTCTTGATATGGCCACTTCTGGATTAATGATTATTGCCCGCAACCCAGAAAGTCACCGCGCCATCAGTCGTTTATTCCAAGATCGAAAAATTCACAAAGAATACCAGGCCATCGTTTTTGGCCACGTTATTAGTAAAGAAGGATTTATCGACTTACCCCTGGCCTGTGACTGGCCCAACCGCCCCCGCCAAGAACTTAATTTTGACTACGGCAAACACGCCCAAACCCATTATGAATACTGCGGCCAACATAATGACGGTAATAGTAAACTCCGCCTTATACCAATTACCGGCCGCTCCCACCAACTTCGAGTCCACACTGCCAGCATCGGCCACCCCATTTTGGGTTGTGAGTTTTATGCTCACCCTGCGGCCAAGGCCGCCGCTGATCGACTACTATTACACGCTTCTCGATTACGATTTACGCACCCCATTACCAACAATGAGTTAGATATCACGCTGGACGCCTCATTCTGGGATTAA